Within Scleropages formosus chromosome 24, fSclFor1.1, whole genome shotgun sequence, the genomic segment CCCTGGGCAGTGATGGACCAGCAAGGAGTTCATCCTGAACTCAATGGTGCCGCCTACAGGTAGGTTGCAGAAGTGCTACTGAAATTTGCTACTTGCACAAAGTCATCCTCTTaattgtatgtactgtattgCAGCTCTTTGTCTTGAAAGATTTGATGGAATGTTGAATGCAGATCTAATGACTGCAAGCTTTTTCTGAGATAATGGAGTTCTGTAAACAGCGGAATATTTGCACTGGATGTAGACTGGCCAGGCTTCAGCTGGGTTAACTTCTCTACACTGCACGTCTTGAAGGAGCCTTAATGCCTCCTTGTCATTGATATAAGGTTGATGTACTCCACCTCTCTGCCTCAGTGTCACAAAAGGACTGactgcttttctcacacagcaGAGTGAACCAAACTCAACAGGCCATAGCAACCGGTGGTCTCCAAGACAAATTATATACCTAAATCAGAACCAGGTAAATACTCAAGACCCAGGCCTCTCTTGGCTGGTCAAGGATAGATGTTTCTTTTTGTACTGCCTCATGTCCTCACACTGCATTGCCAACCCAAGCGCCCCCCACCCAGTCCCCATGCCTtgataaaatgaacaaaaattccAAACTCCTATGATAGTCCACATGTAGGTCCTTGCTCAGTGCTGCATCATTTTCAACCTATGGATGAAGACTGTTGCACTTCTAAagtgaatattttcatttaaatgatcTGGCAGTCATCACAGTCCTACTGACAGTCAGCTCAACCAATTATGGGACCATAAAGCTAGGCATGGTCCTCTGAGCTGCTCTCAGACACAAAGCTGATATCCCTAATCACAATCACAAGTGGACCTGAGACTCAGTGAACGTGTGCATGACCCTGTCTCCTTAACCTGCATTCATCTGTCACACCCTTCTTTTCACCCACCAGAAGTGCAGACATCAACGTGCATTGCTGTCTAGACTCTGTCTGAAATTCTGAGCTTAGCTTGTGTGATCAAcatttttatggttttcatGCTTTTGATGCATGCTCTGCAGTGCCTGCTTTAACTCAAGGGCTGGATGATCGGAGGCAGTTCTCAGCTTGAACACAACGTTCAGTTTGCAGTTGTGCTTGTACCTGCTGCCAGCCAAATGTAGAACAGCCATGTACTCCAACTGGACCTGCTTTGCCAACTTCCAGAGTAGACCAGACTGACCACTGAGCCATGCAGGAGATAGTGGTAGTTTTCAGAAACATAGCTAGAGGGTAGGATTCCTCATGGAGCAGTGCCAGGTAGATAGTCGGGCTGGGGGATGTTTCTGATTTGAACGTGGTGCAGTCTGGTGGTCCAAAGCAGTGCACCACCTTTGACTTAAATTCTGTATCCCTACACCCTTTTCTCcaccctccctccatcccttcTCATGTTACACAGGTTCCCGCCGGGTGTGGTGGGTGTGGCTCCAGGCGGAATCCCCGGGACGATGGAGGGCATGGTGCCTGGGGGAGTGCCCGTCACCCACACCCTGCCCTCGGGCACACACCCCTCACAGGCGCCCTCGCCCAACCAGCCTGCCAAGCACGGCGACACCAGAGAGCACCTAGCCGAGCAATAGCAGTAGACCAGGAGCGTTCACACCGACACTCAATCCGGGACCAAGGGACAGTGAACCATAGCCCTTTGCCACTCAGCACTGGGGACCGCAACACGTTCCACggatttgtacttttttctttagtttcttttcacttttcttctttTGGTCAATATTGCAACTCTTTTGGGAATGCCAGTTTTTTCCCATGGACGttctttgactgttgtgtgcgCCTTGGGGGGGGACAGCTCTGGCCCTGACCCATTCACGCCCTGTCTCACTGGACGACCTGCTTCGTGATCAACCAGTCGAAGAGCTTGGAGAAACCATGATGTCAGACATGTCACTGGACCCTGCCCCCTTCCCAACCTTATACCTTTGCTGTAGATTCAGTACTCCCTCCGATCACATCAAGTCAATATGTGGCTTTAAGTTCCTCTTCAAACTATTGTTTCAAGCCCCCAAAGCaatctcttttttccttcttctttgtTGTGAAAGTATGAAatctaaaaacatattttaaaaagtatatatatttatcaggCAAGAGAAAAAGGAAGATTGAAAGGTTGCCCACAGCAGTGGCAATTGACAGTGACCTTTAACCCTTTCCTGGCCACACCCTTTCACCTCTGACCTATCTCacatttctgaatgcactgtcaGCACCGAGGAGGTAAATCTATACAAGGGCAATTTCTCTATATCCACAGTCTGCTTCTGACTGTAGAGAAATTGCTGTTCATTTCAAAAAGGAGAATGTTTGCTGAACCTTAGCTAAACATATTGTAAGCTGAACTTTTTGGGGCGGGAGTGCAGTTCACTTGTATTAACTGCAGCACAATGGATTCCTATGAACAGCAACAAGTAAGAGTGTTCTTTCTAAACATGGTTTGTAAGCAGTGGTTCTGTAATTTAGCTCAACAGAACATAGCTGATTCATACACATTTTATATAGAACAATTTGTGATTCAAGATGTAGCAGTTTAGCACCATGTGACTGCAGGTATTTACCTTTATCAAACAAGTCAATGTACCATAGCATATACTTTCAATGTATTactttttggaaaaaaggtATCCCTAGGGAATACTAGCATAAGCATCTGCTTAATTAAAGGAGCTCAATCCAGACAGATATCCTCATTATCTGATTTCTCACAGGAGGCAGTACAACAGTGTAATAGATCTCCTGCCATTTCTGGATGAACATTTCTCTTTGGTTTCTgtcatacatatataataatgaGCGTCACAGGAAAGGGTTAAAGCTAACTTGCTGACTCAGGAAAACCCATTTTTAGCAGATTTTTCTCTCCCCGAACCCCAAATTTTGTCTGAGAAAAGTctggaatattttatttctccttcccttcccttttcaCCTCCTTCCATTGtggtatttttatataatgAACACATCCCTTGTTTTTTGGTGTTTAAAGTTTTACAGAGTCTGTTAGATTTGTATTTCCTAGGTAAATGTTCTTATAATCATAGTCCCATGTGTACCCTCTGCTTTACCCTCCTTTTCCCTGTTCTATAAAAGGCCAGTCAGAGCTCTTGGGAATCGTCTACTCTGTGAGAGCAATAGCAGAATCCTACTAGTGTCCCAACAATAGCAAGAAAAGGCTGCCAGCagtatgttttgttttagtgtgagtatttgtatttgtttcttgtaCAAGGTGAACACATAGCATTCAGTGCAGttcgaataaaaaaaaaatacaatcccGACATCCTATCCCGTTTTGTCTTAATgcccttttttctccaaaaggaggCGCTATACAACTATTTTACTTCAAAGATGAGAAACCTGCGCGCGAGCCGCGACTTAAGAATAATTAATGATTATGGCGCAGCCACAAGGAAGTTTTTCGAACTTTAAAGCATCGTAATAAATAGCGTATAACAACATGCTCTTACACGGCATCCCTGAAGTCCTCTTGGGGATTTCTAGTTCTAACTCACGTATTTCGCTACagttattgtattatattgataatagaataaaagtaaacataaaaaatcGCTCTAATGAATTTATCCATGATTGTAGGATCCTTGCAAAATAAAGattcagtttttcttaaaaaaaaaaaaaaaaaatctgcctcaTCTTCATCACCTAACTTCGTTCACAACTTTACCTCAGAGGGAATGTTTAGAATTAGGTCTGTCCTTCGACTTcgttaaaatgaataaatgtccatTCACAGAGCCACGGGGGACAGAACACTGGTCAAAAACCACTATATATGAGGTTTTACAGGCCTAAACTGAACAAAATAGAATCAAAGACAGTACCGCTCCTTACCGCCGCAGTACACCGGAAGCCGATCTTCGTAAAAGGCGCCAACCGGAAGAGCCCTCCGCGAGCTTCAGCCGTCTACTGTTAAAAACAAGCACTGTTTTCTATTAATTAAAGGTGTACAAGACACATGGAATTCCTGAACtcacaaagaaaacataaatCCGCACACAGCTACACCCATTAAAAACTAAAGCAAAAAGCAAATAGAAGCAAAACTATACAAATACTAATTGATTACCTAAATTACTGTAAGCAAAATGCCACTGCTAAAAGAAGCGATAGCATATTTAGAATATTCTCTCCAAATATAAAGAGGGCAGCTTTCTTCCTTTAAGTTAACTTTAACTCTAACTTTGttacatgtttgcatttttaggGATGTTCGTTTGTgcaccatatatatatatatatatatatatggtattTAAAAGTAACACTATCACCAATAACCAGCCAGTTTTCCTTTATTGAGTGAagaccattttattttttgactggGTTCATACATAAGTAAATATCACCACGGTTGCTCCCCATGTAAGAAACTGCCAAAAAGGGAGTAAAAGAGCAGGGGATGTTGCAGAAAATGGTTACGGGTAGCACTGCTGAAGCAGGACCCACGTGTCCTGCCCCATTGCACGACTTTCCAGGTCAGGCAAGCTTGACAAGCGGCTGCTCCACATTCTCCGGCGGATAGGAAACTGGGCCTCCAGTTCCGGAAGAGTGAGAGCACACCatgtttccccccccaaaaaaaaaaaaaaatcagaggccTGTTTTGAAATACAACTCTAAGGTTTAGTTTTGTAGATAAGATCATGCCTGCTCCTAAATGATACAGGATGTTCAGTGGAGGATCTATACTAAGAATGATTTCATTGAAGACTAATGAATCTGCATCCAGAAAAACAGTCCTGAATTTCACTGCAGATCCTTTCCATTTTAAGAAATCAAAAATACAAGTGATCCAAAGGGTGTCTTAGAGGTAAGGACTTCAGTTAATGCAtaccagttacagtattttaatgttaattttaaagtaacattttaaatttcctttatACTTACCTTAGTTTCACCTTTACATCCCACCCCTATTTATATACACTCAGTCTGTTGAGTGCAGATGCTACCCAACTATGAGAAAGGTTTAATTCTGGGGGAATAAAAAGTTTTCATAAATGCAAAGCCACATAGAAGCACTGTTCAAAACCACCAATGATTTACGTTACATCAAACTGATTAAATACAGTTGTTACCAACAGCAATAAAGCCAGTGGGTGATGCCAACAGTCAATATTGGGTCCCCTGCCTTTGCTTTGGTTCAAAATGTGtctttgtatataatattgtaaaaaaGATTAGTTGTGCAGGGGcttcacattaaaaaaacaatttaaaaagttgaATAAGTAGAGGTCTTCTGCAAATCTAACTCAGTCCTACTAACAAATTTGGGCATGATGTAGCACAGTCATCTACATTTAAAGAGTGGAATGGAATGGTTGGAAACAGTCAAGTGATCAAGACACCACTTTGATATATATACTTCAAATTTTAGGGTCACAAGATGAGCTGGATAGGTAAACATTGCcaacaaaagacaaaacaagatATGAAAACAGGACAGAGGGGGGCATTCTAATttaatgagtattttttttcctctttcctgccTTAATAAGCACCTGTGTTGTAACAAAGAAATGAGGTACTAAATCACAGACAATATTCCCCTCTCACAGCAACTTTTCTGTGCAACTTCTTCCAATAATGAATGTACAGGtaaccagacaaaaaaaaaaaaaaaaaaaaagaccaaaaaggGAGAAATAAGTAGGGTGCCACCTTGCCAAAATAAATAGgtcagacttttttaaaaaagcttccAAAAGGGTAAACAATGAGGAATAACAATGAACACAAACTCTCCTAAAAAGACACCACCTTTGCATTGAAATGAAATTTCTGTTTCTTACCACAATACAATGTTGATCAGGCAACTCTTCCTGTTTATTTAAGTGCATACTAATTAGTGTTTGTATTAAACAATTTCCTAAATATACTCTCCggtgtaaaagtaaatgtaaaggggCCACATAATTGGCTTATCCACCCCCTTTTCCAACAAGTCACCCAACATCTTTAACATCCACAGGGAGGACAAGATGAGGGGTTCACAGGCAAGCAattcaaaatgtgcttttatatAAGTGCTCATGATAAACCAATataaagtttgtttttcattgctgGTATTTCTtctattaaatattttgttgaaCAACcacatgcattacatttatggAAAAAGATGTACATatggggagaaagaaaaattcAAGATTCTTACTTTTCTGTAAACTAATCTTATTTGAACCCATACCAGTTCAGTTTCGCAGCAAAGAAGAGGCCCTTCAgtctttaatttttcctttattttttatggttGTATTTTAGGTGTTTAAACTACCACAAGAAcaccttccttcctttcctttcaaaaTGATGGTGAAATGTCCAACCCTCATCCCCATGGTGTCAACAAAGGCGCTTCCCTCTGTTTTGCCTGATCAGGTCAGCAGGACTCAGAGGATGTTCCTTGATCCTGCAGACTTATCattcatcctcatcatcatcatcatcctcaccATCGGACAACGAGGTGCAAGGCCTGATCTGACGATAGCCATCCAGCCATTTCTCCACCATCTGCGTAACAAGTGGGTGGTTCCGTCGACGGGAGCTTTTTTGCATCGCCACCAGAACACCTCCCTCTGTAACACAGCAGTCCAGCCACTCCCGCAAAAGCTTTTCCTGTTGCTCTTCATTCCCCATCTCCAAGGgaagagggaaggaggaggagagagatacacacacacacacacacgaaaagtCAGTGGGGGCTGTTTAGGGTGGCTTTGTCTAAATGCTCCTCTGGGAAACTTTAAAAACCCAACACTATAAAATCCAAATAACTGCAAAGTTATTCCATGGTTTAAGTATACATACTTATTGTACAATCAATACCATGTCACGGTAGAGATGCTTCCAAGATGGCTTAAGTTTTTGACCCATTCTTACAGAGAGGTGCATGATGGTTCAATTAATGCTGTTTCAAGGGATCACTTTACACACAAGCAGTCATGTATTTAACAGAAAAGCCCTCACCTCCTGTGCTGACAAGAAGTGCACATGCAATAACTTCCTTTCGCTGTCCACCAACGGCAGGAAGGTGACAGTGACGTCATCATCAGTGTTGAGGTTGGCGCCTGCGCCCCGATTGTCATAGCCATCATTCTCCATAGCcaccagtgcagagaagtgGCCACGCGTGTACCCAAGGGCAATAGGGCTTTTCCAGCAAAAGCTCTGCTCCCACAGCAAAGGCAAGTACACACCTACAAGAGCAGTAAGGCAGAGTTCAGGCAGAACCAAGCACCATCCAACACACTCCATGAGACTTGCAATGAAGCAAATACTGACAGTagcaaaaatatacaataaaatcaaaccactgaaaaaaaaaacactcttcaTGCactaaaatgctttttttttttttaaattaaaaaaagccttATGATTTATAACAAGTAGCTAGGGGAATTGCTAAAATATGAACAGCTTTGTGGCTCCAGACAGACTCAGGCTGTGCCTTTCCATGGAATACTACTGGCCTCCTTCAGCAGAAACTACTCTGTGAAACCCCATGCCTCTTCCAGCATGAGGTATGCCATATTACTCCTCTGCTGATGACATATACATGTCCTTgctgatcagccaaaacatatgcgcacacacaaacacactgctggtTCAATAGTATTAGCTATGTTTCATGTATAAACATAGGTCATTTAATGTCACACAGATACCTCACAGTAAAtacaatttgaaataaattttcCAGCTGGTTTTAAGGCAGTTTGCATTTTGACTCTGCAGGATTACAAAAAAACTTCAGGAAACATGCACAGCTAACTAACATAAGATCTAAAAATTAAAGAACACATTGACTATGTGGGTTTTAGAAAACTATGTAAACATAAGCAGATTACATCAGGGTAATTCTAATTGGGCTATCAGCTTTTCAAGACAGTGACTAATACTTAAGGGCATAATTTAGTTCCTGATTTGGTCTAAAAGCTTTAAGGAACCCTGACAATTTAAAcagaattaagttttttttaaactgtgcttTAAAACTGTATAGTTTCACGAAATGTAAAAACTTAAGGCATGAAATTTGCACACTGCAATAGCCATGGTATCTAGTATGAGGGAGAGTAGATAACCAAAGCAACAGaatatatgaagaaaaaacaccTTTGAGATTACATTTGAATGGAAAATATGTAGTTACAGCAAACCACACAAAAACTTTCAAACTCTTTCCCCATGAAGCTGCTCACCTTGGAAACGAGTGTATCCTAATGTTTCGCCACGGAAACTCTTGTAATACTTCACTCCATAAACTATGATTGGTCTACGAAGAATGTGTGCAAGAACAAAGATGTGGGTCTGTTCCAAGCTCGCTCCAGGCTGAAAGGTTAGAAGAGCACACAGAAATCCACTCTGTCATTTAGCAGTGACTTGTGttaaaactttaaattgttTATAGGTTTTAACTAAAACCCATGTTTACACATCACTATGGAGAGTAGAGTACTTTTCACCATGCCCAACAGGAGGCGACATACCTGACTGGCCAGTGAGAGGATAAAAGCCCAGTCCTCCTGCCACTGCTCCTCCCTCAAAGAGAAGTGTAGGCCAAAGCTCTGGGAGTACCATGACTCCCACTCCTTCCACCGTGTGTAGaacctgagaaaagaaaaattgggCATTTCTGCTAAGCTGTTATGTAGAAACAGGAAATTATACAGTGAATTCAGATTCATGGTACCAATGAAAAGCCAGCGAGTCCTCATATCCCTCACAGCTCAAGCATACCAGTGCGAGCAGTCATGCAGGCTGTCATGTAGAGTCTTGCGAAGAACCGAGTCTTTGTCATAAATGCCCCAGGTGGCCTGCAGCACCGAATCCAGGAGGCAGTCACCTGCCGTACGGTTCCACAATGCGTACAGACGACTGTCCAGCCGCGTGCCCAACTCCAGCGACCAATTTATAATTGGAGACTCCTCTTCCAGCTCTGTGTCAACAAAAGGGAAACTCATGAGCTGTCTGTGTATTCTACTTCCCAACCATTCCCCTAGTTGGACCAAAATGACCCAATTAAATTTGATAAATGGGTCATGACACCTGGGGAGTcttgcagcagcaggagtctGCACTAGGACGAAGTGTTGCTCAGTGCTGGAAATTCTAGCACTTGACTTATTTAATTAGAACACAAGCCCTTTCAGTTTACCAGCAGAGATGAACACATTCAGAACAAGAATAAAATGCAGACATTAACATTTAAGGATGAAAGTAAATACTACAATGAGGATTTCGTCATACCTTTCTGCACATCCCGGTCTAATACCTCATCAAACAGCTTTTCTTGAACTGATGGAGGCAAGTCCTCGATATCTGCAAAGGAAaggacaaacagaaaaaaataaaaacgaccAATATAACTTAGAACGTTAGCAATTAAACACATGCTAGCATTGTTAAACCTATTATGAAGAGAACATCACAATTTTATCCAGAACTTTGCTTTAAATTTCAAAGAACACACTCCACAGTGAACCAAGTTTAATGTTCGGTTAAAAGGTAGTTTAGAAAAATATATGCAGCACTTAAGAAGCTGACATGTGCATCACTAAGAGATATGAGGCAGCCgacagtatagtggttagaccaGTTTCCTTCAGACCTGagggtcgcaggttcaaatttcacctacAACTGCGATACCTTTGAGCAATATAACTACACCAAAATGCTCCAGTACAAAGAAATTACCCCAgtgtgtaaactggtaaataactgtaggtagcttaacacaagttgctttggaaaaaagtgccagctaaatgaataaatgtaaacgtaactACAAACTCTTCAAGAAGTGTGGCCTGCTCCAGTCTTTCTATGTAGATTAAACCTATCCTGacataccacaaaaaaaaaaaaaaaagcacaacttcATGTAggctaaaatgtaaaatttctaacaatgttatttgcatttctttgttttatattgtttattcTAGAATTTATCACCTGCAGGTAGAGTGAAGGTAACAAGATCTGTGAGGAAATAACAGGCAAAATCTCCTTTGCGCTGGTGTAGGGAGGCGGCCACCTCCCGGCGAATCTGCTCTGTTAGCTCTGGGCATACCATAGCTGGGATGCACTTTGCCGCCTGCTGGGAGACCTGCTTAGAGGTGAGAGACAATGGGTTGGGGGAGGCACACACTTAAATGCTTACATGAGTGCGCTTGTCAACATTTAGCATTCCATGTACACTAATTACCAGTCTGGCTCCCCTAGTGTCAGTGTTATGACATCATACCCCAAAAGGCCAATAGCCAGGCTGTGATTTGCATAATTCATTGTTAAATCCCTAAATCAGGGCATAAACCAGGTCTGGTAATAATGCTGACCTCCAATTTGCATGGtgaatgcagacacacacaaaagcatcatatatataatattatatatattctgtCTGAGGGGCATGCTATCCTGTCTGTCATTGCAAAGAGCCTTTCCCATTACACTTCATAATCCCACCATGCTTTGGGTGAGGAAAGCTGAAGGAAAACATGATTTCTACTCATCATGGTTTTGTTCTGATAAGATcatatatttacaaatacagACAGGCCACTTGCATACATTTACCAGTGTACAAGATCACACCAATCCAAGCTTCCATATCTTACCTCTGTAAGGAGAATGGCTAGCATATCCTGCCGTTGGAAACGGATAGCCAAGTGAACTAGGGTGAATCCATCATCAAAAGCAGAGGGTCGATTCAGGAGGCGCACCTCATCAGCTGTGAGCTGTCGCGCAATATCCCCCCCGGAGGATTTGTAGGCCTCCACTGCAGACAGATCCCCTTCCACCAcacctgcagtccaaagaccaTGCAGGGAGGGTCAGTGAATTCACACAATGAGGCCAGTCAAAATAGAAATGACTCATCTTAGACATccaacatataaacattttcatttctgtcaaTTTTACAAAATCCCTTTTAAACATAGGGGAAAGTACAGAAATACATATTCAGCATTTCAAACATCTTGAGAAGTTTGTAAAGAGGTTCCAACACAATGCTTACACAATAGGATGTTTCATTTCAGCTGTGCCAGTTGTGCACATTCCAGGTTGAGAACCAAGACAATCCTTTTTCAACAACTAACACTTCTTGCTTAAGCCAAAGgaaattatttactgtaaacataTTGCATTGTGTATGAAATGTTTGGGCTATACTGCTGGCAGTTTCCATACTCATTGCTAGAATCAACACACAGATCTAGTATGCTGTGCATCAATTTTGCCTGGTGggccattttttaaaataccagGAGCATAACAATGCTCTGAATTTAAAACTACTAGAGGGATGTTTCCAGGGGCTGTGAAAACTGTTAAAGACAAAGAGTAAAGGAGAGAAAATCTAAAGATAAACAGACAACAAAACTAACATATAACATCAATCTTGGAAATGAGTTTCAGAACTAAAGTCCCAAAGTTTAATTCTTTTCTACAAGTACCAGTTATAACTGCTGACAGATTTTCAGGAATTACAGCTGTAGAGCAATGGTCTCAAACTCAGTCCACAAACAAACTTATAGATCGGTTTTCACTCTTGCATATAGCCCTCCCTAATAGGTCCAATTATTAACCATACATGTCCAagtccataaaaaaaaaaaaaaatgaactgcaaaAGAAATTCACCAGATACACAGTATCATGACTTGCAATCAGATGTATCATTTGAAAGAGAAAATTGTATTAAGACGAATGACTGGAAATGAACCCCAGTTGCTGACAgagaattttatttgtattccaccactacattaaaacaaaaccattaTATTCATTGCCACTGTGCATAAACACAGACAATACCATGCTACTATCGGACACAACCCTGAAATATGTTTCCAGTGCTAATGCTTGTCACAGTTCGGTAAACTAAAGTGTTTCCTTCAGGGAAATTCAGAGGAAGACCACAACTGGAGTCTAAAGCAAGAAATGCAGTCAACACACTGCTGGCTAGATTAGGGGCAAAGAAAGATTCAGAGGTTGAAAAAGATGGACTgttgaaaacaaatattcaaTCTCAACAGTTCAAAGTAATATGCTATTTGACTTTGGTCACTGGCATTACATACTCATGGGAATGAGGCAAAGGGGCTAAGTGCTAGTGAAGATGCCACACAGGGATAACCTTTCCCATAAGGATTTCAACATCCCTGCATGAACACAATTGGTGACCATCTcataaaatgtattgtgttaaataaatgactgaGCAACAGGCTGTGTAAGATCCCCATGTTAGGCATGGTGGACATACTGACTGACTGGATAAAAGTGACCATAAAGCAACCTTGAGCTTAAAGTTTGCTCCCTCTGGAAACTGACTGGCATGTGCCAAAAAAGAAGCTCAAGCCATTAGAATCTGTCACAGCTAGAACCAGACAGCCCAGGCTTAGTCACATCTTACGTTTCCCTAGAAGCCAAACCCTAGAATGGCCTGCAGGTTTGTGCTGTCTGAGCATGGATTTCAGTCCAATGACCTTCATCAACAAAACCCTTACTCATTTTCCAGAACTGCTACCACTTTCAAGGCAAGGGCATCCTAACACATCAGCAATCTCTTTTTGTGGCTTCTCTCAACTGGTTATGCCTGCAAAATGTGCATGAAGAATTACACCCCATTAAGAATCAAATTTTCTCTTGCCTTAAAATGCCAAACCTGATGCTCAACTTCATTAAACAATGAATAGGAGGGAGGAATATACCTTATTGGTGCAATTGTGCACATAGTAATACAAATTAAAGGTCAGTATagcttaagtcaatttacaactaataacaaCATAAGTTTTTCCTAATCTAGAAtgaccaggaggggtgggcagccactggcacttggatccTCAGTTTTCTCCCCTCCCTTcactttcagctgggagttttttttttttttttttggttcctttcctccgtgacCAGTatgcatacttacagctttaataactgcatggataatagACTCTAGTATACAGTCAACTAtcttatttgcttatttgttttatCCCTTTGTTTAGCACTCTGTGAGAAAAGCacactacaaaaataaatggaattataTGATATGTAAACAGGAATTTACATGATACTAACTTAGAGATAATGTACTAAGCTATGCTCTACATCAGTTAACGTTACAGGATCTATCCCTTGACTCAAGAACTGATGAGAATTACCAACTCTCCATACAGAGCTCCTTCTCAAGTCGAAATACAAAAAGACTAAACTGACGATCTGCCTCCAGAAACGGGTTGCTAATTTTAACAGACATCCTGTACAAAGCCATTACTTGCAAGGGAGTGCTAAATTATCCTGGGAAGTCAGACTAAAATCACCCAAAagtctttgtgctttttaaccAGAGCTGTATGACAGACCAGTACAATATACAGACCCCTGTCATCCCACTGGCAAgtcacattttaaacaatttccaCAAGACCTTTTTAAACATGTGATCTAAAATCATAAGCAAGTTATTGGTGTGAGACTGAaacaatataatgtaaaaactGCTAAATCAACTG encodes:
- the zranb1a gene encoding ubiquitin thioesterase ZRANB1 isoform X2, encoding MTERGLKWACEYCTYENWPSAIKCTMCRAQRPSGTIITEDPFKSGSSLDAGREWDAPFLEGGGALLICPDSSARPRVKPTSPSEAVSKWSCQMCTYLNWPRAVRCTQCLCQRQRARSPAEAPQSSGSGGRPIPPPPPVDPCEEYNDRNRLNTRAQRWACAACTYENWPKTRRCVVCDHPRPSSPEAIELAESEEPSPVINEQDRAHWRSSCSGGQRRSPPTSKRESEVKMDFQRIELAAGAVGSKEELEVDFKKLKQIKNRMRKTDWLFLNACAGVVEGDLSAVEAYKSSGGDIARQLTADEVRLLNRPSAFDDGFTLVHLAIRFQRQDMLAILLTEVSQQAAKCIPAMVCPELTEQIRREVAASLHQRKGDFACYFLTDLVTFTLPADIEDLPPSVQEKLFDEVLDRDVQKELEEESPIINWSLELGTRLDSRLYALWNRTAGDCLLDSVLQATWGIYDKDSVLRKTLHDSLHDCSHWFYTRWKEWESWYSQSFGLHFSLREEQWQEDWAFILSLASQPGASLEQTHIFVLAHILRRPIIVYGVKYYKSFRGETLGYTRFQGVYLPLLWEQSFCWKSPIALGYTRGHFSALVAMENDGYDNRGAGANLNTDDDVTVTFLPLVDSERKLLHVHFLSAQEMGNEEQQEKLLREWLDCCVTEGGVLVAMQKSSRRRNHPLVTQMVEKWLDGYRQIRPCTSLSDGEDDDDDEDE
- the zranb1a gene encoding ubiquitin thioesterase ZRANB1 isoform X1; protein product: MTERGLKWACEYCTYENWPSAIKCTMCRAQRPSGTIITEDPFKSGSSLDAGREWDAPFLEGGGALLICPDSSARPRVKPTSPSEAVSKWSCQMCTYLNWPRAVRCTQCLCQRQRARSPAEAPQSSGSGGRPIPPPPPVDPCEEYNDRNRLNTRAQRWACAACTYENWPKTRRCVVCDHPRPSSPEAIELAESEEPSPVINEQDRAHWRSSCSGGQRRSPPTSKRESEVKMDFQRIELAAGAVGSKEELEVDFKKLKQIKNRMRKTDWLFLNACAGVVEGDLSAVEAYKSSGGDIARQLTADEVRLLNRPSAFDDGFTLVHLAIRFQRQDMLAILLTEQVSQQAAKCIPAMVCPELTEQIRREVAASLHQRKGDFACYFLTDLVTFTLPADIEDLPPSVQEKLFDEVLDRDVQKELEEESPIINWSLELGTRLDSRLYALWNRTAGDCLLDSVLQATWGIYDKDSVLRKTLHDSLHDCSHWFYTRWKEWESWYSQSFGLHFSLREEQWQEDWAFILSLASQPGASLEQTHIFVLAHILRRPIIVYGVKYYKSFRGETLGYTRFQGVYLPLLWEQSFCWKSPIALGYTRGHFSALVAMENDGYDNRGAGANLNTDDDVTVTFLPLVDSERKLLHVHFLSAQEMGNEEQQEKLLREWLDCCVTEGGVLVAMQKSSRRRNHPLVTQMVEKWLDGYRQIRPCTSLSDGEDDDDDEDE